The genomic interval GACACAAGCATGAAATGAGAAGTTTTCATGGTTGGTAAGCTCTGTGAATCAGGAATTTACTATGAGTCCCAGGAGAGCTAATGTACTGGGTTCTGTAGTTTGTCGCCAGAATGTGGAAGTTGACAGCTCTGTTGAGTGTCAGGCTGATGAGGCTATATCTGGAATATTTGGCTTGATTTTAAACACCAAAAAATGATCAGATTGTGAAGAAACTTGAAATTATACTACGTGAGGAATGATTAAATAAACAGAATTCTGACTGGTTCTAAATCAGTGTGCTGACCTATAGCCTGCACTCAGGATGAACTCACACTGCCATGTAGCAATGTCAGTGCAGACTTGTAATTGTTACAGTGGTTTCAGGTCCTAGTCTACATAATCAGCCAACCCCTGAGAATTGAGCATTTGGATTGTATAGCACTGGTCATTACTTCCTGTTTGGTAGGATATATACTTAAGCATGACAGCATATTTAGAAAATAGCATTATTTTAAACCCTTAAAATAGCAAAACATAAAAGATTAAGATATTGGAGTCAGTTTTAGAGAAAACCGTAGAAGATTAGGTTTTTTGAAATACAACAAATCCGAATGACCTGGACTTCTTAATTTGTTCTGTGTGGGATGTGTGTACGTGAATGCATGTGTGTTGAGAAAGACTGTCAGAAGATAACGCAATTGATCAGTTCTAGACAGCCATAGAAACCAGTCCTTCAAGCGCTATAGTTAAGAAAAGGGGTAGAGATAGGCTAGGAGAGGAGGTAAACAGCAGAAAAAGGACAGAGTGCTGAACACTTGCAGGGACAAACAAAGGAGGAGGGACGAAAAGTGAACAAGGGGAGAGAAAACATCATTTGGAAGCTCAATGTCAGAATTATACAAGATCATGGGGTCTGTCCTGGTATAGCCCGATTTAGTCCTATTTCCTACATACAGAGATCACCAAATCTAACCCCTCATTTTCATGGTGCGGGAAGGGAAGCTGAGGAAGATGAATGACTTGGTACTCTTCCTTGCTGTCGTTCCCCTGGAGAGTTTTGCTCAGAAACATTGTAGAAttctaataaatttctgttattagaTAATAGAGAATTAAATTATCCACAACTCTTTAGTTTGcttgttttcaatttcatgaaGGTTTTTGTATACACACCATGCTTTTCTTCTGCCAAGTAATAAGAATGTTGTGATCCACCCTCCCTCCATTTGATTTTGCTGTTAGAAGCTGTTGACATCCTACTAAACTGAATGCTCAGCTAATACATCCTATTTACCatggctttatttttctatttctgttctaATTTAACTTATTGTAAAGTGTCATTTAACTTTTTCTAAAAAAGTAATCATTTTTAGCAATGTTAAGGGATTTATTGTTGTTAGAGGTGAGTTTCTGGGTATCTTTGGAAAATGAACTATTTCTCTAATAGAAACGTTCAGATGATTTCCCCCCTTATTTTTCACTGTTTATTCACCAGTAGTGACTTCTAGAATTCAGCTTTCAGTTTCTGGGTCCCGCAGTTTCTGAACATGCTTAATGTCCTCAAGCTATACTAAGGGAGCcacattttgaacatttttaagtgGAAGAATCTTTTTTGTAATGCAAATGGTATCTTcttaatttatacattttaagtTTGGATTTTAGTCAAGTGCTCAAAATGAAAGCTATCTGTGAAACTGAGAGTGGTAGTAAGAAAAATGGGAGAGGACTAAAGGTGTgggttaagtggtagaacacctgctttgcaagcaagaggccctgagttcaaatttcagtctcacagaaaaaaagaaagaaaagaaacacggGGAGAGTGGTAGGTTGGTTGTCTTCCTAACCATGTGGTAGACTAACAGACCTCTTGCATTATTTTGTTCACTCATTTGTTGTGATTACATGGGATTTAGAGTATAGCttaatagtagagtgcttgcctagcatgctcaagaccctcagtttgatccccagtaccatatGGATTGATGGGCCTTTCAAATCTGTCTACTAGAAAATTCCCAAGATGTCATTCTAGTGAAAGTACAGGCTGACTTGACAGTACTGATAAGTTTTATTGACAAAACATCTTGTCACTAAATAGTGAAAGAAGCTGGGCATGTGGCATATCCCTATAATCCCAacattggggaggctgaggcaagagattgTGAGCTCGAGGCCACcctgtatagtgagaccctatctcaaaccaaaacaacagtTAATGTTTGATTAGTAAACACTTAGTAAAGGTCAGGTGAATGTGTGCAGAGGGGAATGGATCTTCCTCTCTCTGCTGTACTATTACATACAATTTGCCCACAAAATATTTGATTCCTGAAggctttttttgttggtactggggtttgaactgaggtcctcatgcttgccatATAGGCAttgtattgcttgagccactccaccagccctttttttttttttggtgtgttgggtattttcaagatggggtctcacaaactatttgcaaggggggctggctttgaacctcgatcctcctgatctctgcctcctgagtagctaggattaaaggcatgagccattggcacccagcctGAAGGTTTTTTAGTACCGCTGATAATTTAAACTTACATTTGGCTAATTTTAACATCATTTTAACTTCTACttaatttttgtttcagttattccCTTGAGCAAGCTCAAGCTTtttattcatttccatttcaacaaatgatgGCTGAGGGTCCTAACATGGCAGTTACAACTGAACAACAAATGCCAGCAGAAGTTCCTGCACCAGCCCCTGCCCAGGAACCTGAATCAGGTAGTTTTCACCATGGTGGTTGAGAAAACTAGATATTGGATTAGCCAACTTATTTTAAAAGGGTTAACAATGACTTTTAGTGTTAGAAAAATGTAACCCACTTTATAAGTAGTTAGTATGTACTGAGCACTGTGATCCATCAGTTCTGGAGAATAAACGAACATGGATTTGGCCCTCAAATATCTCATCACCTAGTAGAGGGAAGTAGAGAGTAAACACACTAAGTGGTGCAAAGGGGCACCGACTGGATGGTCTATGACCTTATGGAGTTGGCATCTAACTTGGACTGAGGGCTCTGAGCAGGGAGATAACAACAGAGCTCGGAAACTTTAACGGATGAATAATAGAGTGGGGAAGGTACCAGCTGAAGGAGCAGCATGTGCCTTGAAGAAGCATGACACAGTCAAGATACTGCATGATTCTGAGTGGTTGGAGTCCAGGGTATAGAAGAAAATGGTGAGAGATGGGGCTGGATGGGAGCAACTGAGGCTTGTTTTTAATCCTTAGGAATGTACTTGTCTATCCCCAAGACAATAGGGAACTATCGAGAATGTATGAAAAGGAATGACTTACAgattggcatttaaaaaatcagttgggCATTAAAACAGAGGGTAGATAGGGTGGTAGAGAGCAAGGCAGGGCTTGGAGTGAAGGGACAGATTAGGAACTTCATTATCTGGGGAAGAGGAATAAGGAAGGCttgaaggggaggagaagggaatacttgggaggtagaattACCAGGCTGTGGTTCATGGATTTCATGtaaaggatgaaggagaatgaggaTCTAGAAGAAACTCATATTCCATTTTAATGACATGCTTGAttctttatgaagaaaataagttATTTAGCCCCCAGGGCTCAaggttcaaggtgaaggcaccAGAATCAGCTCAGCTCTGATGAAGACCTCAAAACATGACATCATTGTGACAAGAGTGCATGTGGGAGGCAGATCACATCAGCAGACAGGAAGTCAAAGAGAGCTTTTGGTCCCACAGTCCCTTCTAAGGGCATCCCCTAGTTGACCTAAGGACCTCTCCCTAGGCTCCTCTTCTTACAGGTTCCacaccacctcccaacaccaAGCCTGGGGACCAATCTTCCGACATATGAACTCTGGGGACAGACTTAACCCATGACAAAACCATAGGAAACTCCCGGATTTCTGGCCTAGACAGTTGGTTGAAGGAGGTTCCATTCACCAAGATAAAGAATTAGAAAGGGAGCCAAATAAATTAAGGGGGCAGTGAAGGGGAATAGTAATGATTTTCTCCAGTGTAGCAGTATTTATATGAGGGATGTGCTCAGAGTTTTGGTTTGTGATCCCAGGAACACACCTTGGCTCTATTTTTACTGGAGCTGCTTCCTGCCCTATTTGTACTGTGTTCCTGGGCAGGACGCTCTAGGACTTCCCCAGATACAATCTAATGGCAGTGGATCCCTTGGCATAGGGAGTGGCTGAGGCAGTGGGAGGCAGAAGACAAGAAAAACCACTTTGATTTTGCCAGGCTTGGTTGAGGAAATGCCAAGTAGGAGGAGGATGGGGTAGGAGCTTGACAAATTAGAAAAGCGGTTAAAGAATTAATGGAAAGAAAACCAAGACTTCCTGTTTGGTAACTTGAGGTTAGTGGTTCTCAACCAAGGATGGTTTTGTCCTCCTGAGAGAGATTTCACATTGTCTGTTAGAACTGCCAGGCTGCCACTGACATCTTGTGGCTAGAGACCATAGGTGCTATTATACATTCCATCATTTATAGACAGCCCCCACCACAAAGTATTCCACACAAAATGTCTTTAGTGTGGAGGTCCTGCGAACAGATCCTAGTCCCACCTTTTGAAAAATCCTGCCAGCCGCAAGATTCCATCCTTAGTACGTCTGTTTCATCTCTTTGTACCACAGAATATGCCTCATAATCTCTACAGCAAACTCACAAGCCATTTGTGCTTTGCTAATATTGAGAAATTGAGTGAAAATGTTCCCCATCCTTCTATTTGCCTTTGcattcatttacttaattttgtCTTTACATTTAGAATTCCTATAAAATAGTATATAGATAGTACGTATCCTTGGAGAGGCTAAGAAGCCAGGTAGAAAAATAATCTATGATAATCGTGGTGTGTGGAGCATGCATGAACCCAGTTCCAGTTTTAGAATAAAAGAAGGGGAACATACTCCAGAGAAGACTGATACTGAGAAATGTAAGGCCATAAGTTTGGGGTAATAGATAAAGGGTGTTCACAGACTAACTTTTCTGGGGAAGGTGGCAGAATTTCTGAAGGTTTTCTGCTTCTATATTTTGAAAATCAATGTGTTTCAGAGGctccaaaaggaaggaaaagaaaagccagaaCAACAGAACCCAAAAAACCAGTGGAACCCAAAAAACCTGGTGAATCAAAAAAATCTGGCAAGTCCAcaaactcaaaagaaaagcaagaaaaaatcaCAGACACgtttaaagtgaaaagaaaagttGACCGTTTCAATGGTGTTTCTGAAGCTGAACTTTTGACCAAGACGCTCCCTGATATTTTGACCTTCAATCTGGACATCGtgattgtaagaatttttgtccCCGTTTGACTTACTAAATAGCATTGGTGGATTAGCTGTACTTAATGGTTGTCCTTATGAACAATATTTTGCTGAAAAGAGCCATTCCTAAAAATCCTTCTGTAGTAAATGTGTCTCTTTCATGAGGTTGTATTTTATGGGAGTGTTTAGAGGGTGGGCCCCTGATTGGTGCCGTCTGGGTCAAATCCTGTTAAAAGATACAGCCTGAGACAAGCCTGAATCTTTCTAAACACCAGTTTCTTCATGATGAAACAGGCAGTAACATGTCCCCCACAGGAttacaattaaatgaaataattcaggtGAATCACTAGGTTATGTAATACTTGTACATACTCTATAAATGACAGTGCTAGTTTTGAGCTTATATTTTTTGTCAGAAATTGTAAGAAACTTTAACAGGAAGACAGCTGTGTAGGTGACATGGAGTAAGTTACTTGATGGCAGTTAAAAAACAGACTGTGGCTGGGCATGGGCCCAGATTGAGTGTTTCAGGACCTCTCTCCAGACTGAAGGCAGCCCATTTGGAGGAGGGTGGAGGGCTGGAGTTAGGAGGGGGTCAAGCTAGTTTTTTAAAACAGTACCAAAACTTTTAGTATAAAGGAAATCTGTTTCCTCCATGTGGAATACTTTGTTCAAATCAAGAGCAATGATTGATCAGTATTGCTTATGATGCTagattaaatttgtattttaatcaaTTCAGTTTTATTCCTCATTCCTCCATAGAAGCCCTAATTAAGCTGTACTTCCCTCCtatacttttttttcagtgctagggtttgaactccaccTTGCACTttccaagcaggcactctaccacttcagccatgtcccatccctctttgctttggttatttttcaaatagggtcttgaatttgtgCCTGAGCCAccatggaccacaatcctcctatttaacttcccaagaagctgggatggcaggtgcacaccaccgcacccagcttttattggttgacatggggtctcccaaattttttccctgggctagcctagaacctcaatcctcctaagtagttaggattacaggtggtgtgagccaccatgcccagccttttttttttttttttttttttttttttaattaacacatattaattgttcCCTCATCCCTGACCCTTTGTCTTCCTAAATAGTtcaccttctactttcatgtctttttttaaaaaatctagattaCAGCTGCAAGAGAAAGTGTGCAGTCTTTGTACTTTTTACAACTAAAATGtgtggttattttgttttgtagattGGCATTAACCCAGGACTGATGGCTGCTTACAAAGGGCATCATTACCCTGGACCTGGAAACCATTTTTGTGagtgactacttttttttttttttttttaaatcagtttactTCTAAATTAGATACCTTTATGAATAGGTTTTTAAAGaacagttgttttttaaaaagaaagattggtAAATGCACAttcatatttcatgttttctctatGTACATGAAGAGTCTGAAATCATATGGCATAGTTAAAAGCTAATTGTTGTTAATGGAGAGTGAAAGGGCATAAAAAagagtacattttttttctttctttcttgtggattgggaatcaaacccaggacttcatgcatgctaagcacacattttaccactgagctaggcCCGCAACTCATATTTCCTGTTTGAATTGTTTCAGtgagtttttctgcttttttaaaagtGACTTAAAAATTATTACCTACAGATATAGTAACAGTACATCTTTGTGGCAGTGTACACAACATACTGACTTTCCTAGACTTCTGTTGATATTACTTCCTTGGAGAGATAAAATGCATTGATTATTGGAAATCAAGTTGTTTATAAAATGCTGATTTCAGACCTTCTCTACAAACACTGCATATCCAGCAGATAATAGCAGTAAAGTCTCTCATACTTTTCGAGTGAGCTTTAAAACTAGTATCATTACTGTTGTATTGCTCTGTTTACACAAGTTGTCTTATGTACAAATCAGCTCCTCTAACACTGCCTATTAGAGCAATGCATGCGATATAGACCTTTAGGAATAATTGACTATCAAAGTATAATATTAAGGACATTCAGGGCAAAGGATAGTAACATGGTTTGGAATTACTatattgtcttaattttttttttctaatttctaaggAAGTTTGAACGTTCCATTTTCTCCACTGTcaaggtgtttgagtattttcagcTTGTAGTTGGAAGTCTATCTGTGAAATATTCCAGGAGCAGATGGTGATATCACCAATTATTGGAAAAGGAAGCAGTTTCAAAGATTCCTACACTGAGTTGCTGTGTATTCTCAAATAAGCAGGCATTTACTTTGTCTTCACTATTGTGAAAAGGAGAGAATAGTTTCTAAGAAAATTATGACAATTCATGCCAGCcattggtggttcacacctgtcatcctagctacttaggaggcagagatcaggaggccagctctagcaaatggtttgtgagacatatctcaaaaatactctgGCAgaatgacccaagtggtagagtgcctgaattcaaaccgtagtgccaaaaaagaaagaaaattacgaTGATACAAATCAAATAAAGGGGTTAGCATAGTGTTCAATTCACAGTAATTGCCCAATATAGTATTTGAcctgttatatattttttaatgtcctaaatctctttttatttttcaagaatggAATGCCAACTCCATCAGCTGTTTGGGCAAAAGCCTTTGACCTTCTGCAGGACTAAACTGAATGCTGTTTTCACAGGGAAGTGTCTGTTCATGTCAGGACTGAGTGAGGTTCAGCTGAATTACATGGACGATCACACCCTACCAGGGAAGTATGGCATTGGATTTACCAATATGGTGGAAAGGACGACACCAGGCAGCAAAGACCTTTCCAGGTAATTACAGAACATTTATTTGTGTGGTTGGAACCTTGGCAATGCTGGCAATCTCGTATAACCTAGGAACATTTTATGCATCTAGTATGAGTTCCACAGATATGTGACCTTTAATTGAAAGCTGCCTGAACTTAGCATATTATAAATGTTGCTGTATTTATGTttactttattactttttaattcaattttagtaAAGAATTTCGTGAAGGAGGACGTATTCTAGTACAGAAATTACAGAAATATCAGCCACGAATAGCAGTGTTTAATGGAAAATGTaagatttactttaaaattttatgtttcttctgtGCAAACATTAAGGGCAATGTAAAtatgtttgtatttcattttaggCATTTATGAAATTTTTAGTAAAGAAGTTTTTGGAGTAAAAGTTAAAAACTTGGAATTCGGGCTTCAACCCCATAAAATCCCAGACACAGAAACTGTAAGTCCCTAAAATTGCATTTGTAAATCAGCTATGAATTTTTTCTAGctaatttccctttttctttattctatccATGGTAATTTATACTATGAAAAAAAAGCCATTCTATATTGTGTTGAATATTATCTACATACCAACTTACACtaattaatttacaaattaattgAGATACTGAtagagttttgtgcttgctagacaggcactctactacttgaaccacaccacagcactttttgttttggttatttttgagatagggtcttcctttatGCCCAAGCAGatctggacctcaatcctcctagttatgcttccccatgtagctgggaatgATGGCATGCACCGCTGTGCAATaccattgcttgagatggggtcttgtgagctttttgccgaggctggccttaaattgccatcttcctgatctcagtctcccaagtaactaggatgaaagggatgagccactggtgcctggcttcactGTAACCTTCTTAAATGTAGTTTTAAGTTTTGCATGCAGCTTTTAAACAACATAATGCACTGACCCACGTGTTGTGTATACAGCATTTTAAATGATAGAGAAGCCATGAGTTGCCAAGTTGTTACGGAGACCTCTGaataaagtttccaccacctacataaataaatgtgaacttcttaatttttctttatcttaaaaatatgtaattggTGAGTTAGGTTGTAGCATTGGTCTTTCTGTATGTGGAGGCCCATCTCTGTTTGCTTATAAAAGTGTACAAGCAGCTACTCTGTACGCTACTGCATAGAAAATCTAGTTGTACTGAAATGCCTGGCAGGACTCAAGCACACCTCCTAGATATGTGATCATAGACGTGCAATAAGTAAGTGATCctgaatcaatttttttttttcccttggatgtaacggggtttgaattcagagccttgcacttgctaggctggcatttTACCTCTTGAACTTCTCTCtcactccccagtcctttttgctcaggtcattttggagataggatatcatttttgcatcagCCTAGGCCTCAActctcctattttaaacttcctgctGTCACTAGTATGAGAGGCATGCACCACACCAGGCCAGCTTTTTTCCCATTAAGGTGGGGTCTTgtgttgtgctttttttttttttgcctgtgctgtctggaactataatcctccccacttcagcctcccatgtcatttgggataacaggcatgagccaccagcacccagtttgaATAATATCTTGATTAGTGGTTTTAGCTCTTATAATGAGTGCACAAATGACTGCATTTGTCTTTTCAAATGTATTCCTAATGAGATAGTAAATAATTGATGTTAGTGGTTCAGCTttgaaacaaaaatctttttcACATTTCTGGATTGTTTTAATTGAGGAATATTTTGAGATTGGAAAATGTGCTATTACAAAACATGGTAACATTTTTACCTACATATCCTTATGAATCAGATTTTCCAAATGTTACATAACTAAAACACAGTGTTACACGTTATAAA from Castor canadensis chromosome 8, mCasCan1.hap1v2, whole genome shotgun sequence carries:
- the Tdg gene encoding G/T mismatch-specific thymine DNA glycosylase, yielding MDTQNAGSYSLEQAQAFYSFPFQQMMAEGPNMAVTTEQQMPAEVPAPAPAQEPESEAPKGRKRKARTTEPKKPVEPKKPGESKKSGKSTNSKEKQEKITDTFKVKRKVDRFNGVSEAELLTKTLPDILTFNLDIVIIGINPGLMAAYKGHHYPGPGNHFWKCLFMSGLSEVQLNYMDDHTLPGKYGIGFTNMVERTTPGSKDLSSKEFREGGRILVQKLQKYQPRIAVFNGKCIYEIFSKEVFGVKVKNLEFGLQPHKIPDTETLCYVMPSSSARCAQFPRAQDKVHYYIKLKDLRDQLKGIERNTDVQEVHYTFDLQLAQEDAKKMAVKEEKYDPGYEAAYGGAYGENPCSSEPCSFSNGLTDNVALRGESAFADVPSGQWMGQSLADRIPSFSNHCGAQEQEEGSCA